A DNA window from Paraclostridium bifermentans contains the following coding sequences:
- a CDS encoding SEC-C metal-binding domain-containing protein, translated as MSLYTTWRSLSENHNSQEEEIKFWEEYLKKETEIYNEILNNKKDVIEGKVSDLAAAHNTSVEYMMGFIDGISESLKEEFSEEKLETIEADTEIKLEIDWEKLYYNMVAVEAHWLYNLEGWNGILSEDKKKELQKAFKATKTVVKDDKIGRNEPCPCGSGKKFKKCCGK; from the coding sequence ATGAGTTTATATACTACATGGAGATCATTAAGTGAAAACCACAATAGCCAAGAAGAAGAAATAAAGTTCTGGGAAGAGTACTTAAAGAAAGAAACAGAAATATACAATGAAATATTAAACAATAAGAAAGATGTTATAGAAGGAAAAGTTAGCGATTTAGCAGCTGCTCACAATACATCTGTTGAATACATGATGGGATTCATAGATGGAATAAGTGAAAGTTTAAAAGAAGAATTTTCAGAAGAAAAATTAGAAACTATAGAAGCTGATACAGAAATAAAATTAGAAATAGACTGGGAAAAGTTATACTACAATATGGTAGCAGTAGAAGCTCACTGGTTATATAACTTAGAAGGATGGAATGGAATATTATCAGAAGATAAGAAAAAAGAATTACAAAAAGCTTTCAAAGCTACAAAAACAGTAGTTAAAGATGACAAGATAGGAAGAAACGAGCCTTGTCCATGTGGAAGCGGTAAAAAATTCAAGAAATGTTGTGGAAAATAA
- a CDS encoding peptide arginase family protein, producing MEKYNGFYIDEPVGNNIFSYDERKNKKIFVPKLIEGNLDSIKVGEKIVFSEIDFDKEMNAIGLENMVKFNYKDKDIYIFDNHNHSFYFWIKSLKKGMFNKGCKLVHIDQHKDMREPENYNVDINDIDDVFRYTNYVLNVGNFIKPALHHDIFSEAVIIDSTYGFDLDVEGEIVLDIDLDIFSKDMEYISYDLRVNKIKEYIDRAKVITIASSPFFIEQDYAIKVLKELFNYDII from the coding sequence ATGGAAAAGTACAATGGATTTTATATAGATGAGCCTGTTGGAAATAATATATTTTCTTATGATGAAAGAAAAAATAAAAAAATATTTGTTCCTAAGTTGATAGAAGGAAATTTGGATTCTATAAAGGTTGGAGAAAAAATAGTATTTAGTGAAATTGATTTTGATAAAGAAATGAATGCTATAGGATTAGAGAATATGGTTAAGTTTAACTATAAAGATAAAGATATCTATATTTTTGATAACCATAATCACTCTTTTTACTTTTGGATTAAAAGTTTAAAAAAAGGGATGTTTAATAAAGGATGCAAACTAGTTCACATAGACCAACATAAAGACATGAGAGAGCCCGAAAATTATAACGTTGACATAAATGATATAGATGATGTATTTAGGTACACAAACTATGTTTTAAATGTAGGGAACTTTATAAAACCTGCATTACATCACGATATATTTTCAGAAGCTGTAATAATAGATAGCACTTATGGATTTGACTTAGATGTTGAGGGTGAAATAGTATTAGATATAGATTTAGATATATTTTCTAAAGATATGGAATATATATCCTATGATTTAAGAGTAAATAAGATAAAAGAATATATAGATAGAGCTAAGGTTATAACTATTGCAAGTAGCCCGTTTTTTATAGAACAGGACTATGCTATAAAAGTATTAAAAGAATTATTCAATTATGATATAATATAA
- a CDS encoding RluA family pseudouridine synthase codes for MVKVLYEDNHLLVVEKPVNILSQGDDTNDKDMVNLLKQYVKAKYNKPGNVFIGLVHRLDRPVGGAMVFAKTSKAASRLSEQVRNKTFKKTYRAVLNGSMKKDADTLKDFLYKNKKTNMVSVVNKDHKDAKNAELSYTTLGKKDKFSMVEVDLKTGRSHQIRVQFSSRRHPLFGDQRYGQNINKVGDQIALWSYKIEIDHPTTKEKMEFICEPPNEYPWNLFEV; via the coding sequence ATGGTAAAAGTATTATATGAAGATAATCATTTATTAGTTGTAGAAAAGCCTGTAAATATATTATCGCAAGGTGATGATACTAATGATAAAGATATGGTTAATCTTTTGAAGCAATATGTAAAAGCTAAATACAATAAACCTGGAAATGTGTTCATAGGACTTGTACACAGACTAGATAGACCTGTAGGTGGAGCAATGGTGTTTGCAAAGACATCTAAAGCTGCATCTAGACTATCGGAACAAGTCAGAAATAAAACATTTAAAAAGACATATAGGGCTGTATTAAACGGTAGTATGAAAAAAGATGCAGATACTTTAAAAGATTTTCTTTATAAAAATAAAAAGACTAATATGGTCAGTGTAGTTAATAAAGATCATAAAGATGCTAAAAATGCAGAGTTAAGCTATACTACATTAGGAAAAAAAGATAAATTTAGCATGGTTGAAGTAGATTTAAAAACTGGAAGATCTCATCAAATAAGAGTTCAATTCTCAAGCAGAAGACATCCTCTATTTGGAGACCAAAGATATGGTCAAAATATAAATAAAGTTGGAGATCAAATAGCATTATGGTCTTATAAAATTGAAATAGACCATCCGACTACTAAGGAAAAAATGGAATTTATCTGTGAACCTCCTAATGAATATCCTTGGAATTTATTTGAGGTTTAA
- a CDS encoding class I SAM-dependent methyltransferase, giving the protein MLLLADKWKDYELIDMGNGEKLERWGNVVLRRPDPQVMWPIAEEKGLWKNPHGHYHRSSRGGGQWEHKKKYPEKWTISYKNLKFNISPTGFKHTGLFPEQAANWDWSMDMIKNAGRPIKVLNLFAYTGGATVACAAAGAEVCHVDASKGMVTWAKENLQTSGLGDRKVRFIVDDVVKFVEREIRRGNKYDAIIMDPPSYGRGPKGEVWQIEEKLYGLVELCTKVLSDKPLFFLINSYTTGLSPIILEHILDATVAKHAKGGNIYGGEIGLPTSKDGKVLPCGIFGRWESK; this is encoded by the coding sequence ATGTTATTATTAGCTGATAAATGGAAAGATTATGAACTTATAGATATGGGTAACGGAGAAAAATTAGAGCGTTGGGGAAATGTTGTTTTAAGAAGACCAGATCCTCAAGTTATGTGGCCGATTGCTGAAGAAAAAGGATTATGGAAAAACCCACATGGACATTATCACAGAAGTAGTAGAGGTGGAGGTCAATGGGAACATAAAAAGAAATATCCAGAAAAGTGGACAATAAGTTATAAAAACCTTAAATTCAATATAAGTCCAACTGGATTTAAGCATACAGGATTATTCCCAGAGCAAGCTGCTAACTGGGATTGGTCAATGGACATGATAAAAAATGCTGGCAGACCTATAAAAGTTTTAAACTTATTTGCATATACAGGTGGAGCAACTGTTGCTTGTGCAGCTGCTGGAGCGGAAGTATGTCATGTAGATGCATCTAAAGGTATGGTAACTTGGGCAAAGGAAAATTTACAAACTTCTGGATTAGGAGATAGAAAAGTAAGATTTATAGTAGATGATGTTGTTAAGTTTGTAGAAAGAGAAATTAGAAGAGGAAATAAATACGATGCTATAATAATGGATCCACCTTCATATGGAAGAGGACCTAAAGGTGAAGTATGGCAAATAGAAGAAAAATTATATGGACTAGTTGAATTATGTACAAAAGTTTTATCAGATAAGCCTTTATTCTTCTTAATAAACTCATACACAACAGGATTATCACCAATTATACTTGAGCATATATTAGATGCAACAGTTGCTAAGCATGCTAAAGGTGGAAATATATATGGTGGAGAAATAGGGTTACCTACATCAAAAGATGGTAAAGTTCTTCCTTGTGGTATATTTGGAAGATGGGAGTCTAAATAA
- a CDS encoding ferritin, with product MASQKILDALNNQLQMEFFSEYFYMSMEAYFMDNNLDGFANFFNVQAKEERDHAYKLFNYISRAGGKIVLQAIEQPKSDFESPLEVFELALNHEKLITNSIHELTDLAISEKDHTTSSFLRWFIDEQSEEEESMEKIVRKLRLLKNDPAGLLMIDQELAQRTYVPIAPNA from the coding sequence ATGGCAAGTCAAAAAATATTAGATGCATTAAACAATCAGCTTCAAATGGAGTTCTTCTCTGAATATTTCTATATGTCTATGGAGGCATACTTCATGGATAACAATTTAGATGGTTTTGCAAACTTCTTTAATGTACAAGCTAAAGAAGAAAGAGATCATGCTTATAAGTTATTTAATTACATAAGTAGAGCTGGTGGAAAAATAGTTTTACAAGCTATTGAACAACCTAAGAGTGACTTTGAAAGTCCTTTAGAAGTTTTTGAATTAGCTTTAAACCACGAAAAACTTATAACTAATTCAATTCATGAGTTAACTGATTTAGCAATATCTGAAAAAGATCATACAACATCTTCTTTCTTAAGATGGTTTATAGATGAGCAATCTGAAGAAGAAGAAAGCATGGAAAAAATAGTTAGAAAGTTAAGATTACTAAAAAATGATCCTGCTGGTCTTTTAATGATTGACCAAGAGTTAGCTCAAAGAACTTACGTACCAATAGCTCCAAATGCTTAA